The genomic stretch AGACTGGGAGATAGTGTAGACTCCAAAcaggccagagtcagagtagttgACATTGAAAGCAGAGGCCTAAAAGGAGGGGACACCAAAGGAGAATGACATTTGTTTTGCCACTCTAATACAACCATATGAAATTCTGCATGATAGAATACAATATCTATTCTGCACAAAACACTTATTTCAAAAGATTCCTCCACATATTGCATTCTCCTCTTGTATATAGCCCAGCTATgaaaacacaaacacaatccaATCTGGTGATTATGCCACTCACATCGAAGGGGTCTGCAGTAGCCTTAGCAACGCCCTGGATGAGTTTGGAGGTGGAATTGGAGCCTCTCTTGATGTGTGGCCCCGCCCCCAGGACATGCTGAAGTACAGAGAAGGCCATGACCTCATCTGTGCCCACCGCCGCCCCCTCAGACACCACTGCAGAGTGCACCAGGCTGGACCCATTCTGCACCCTCACCTCAcctagagaggaagggagagagggagacgcagagagaggagagagggagacgcagagagagagaagagagagagagacgcagagagagaggagagagggagacgcagagagagaggagagaggagagagggagacgcagagagagaggagagaggagagagggagacgcagagagagaggagagagggagacgcagagagagaggagagagaaaggcagcaAGAAACTTAGAATTCAGGGAATTTTCCATGCCAGAGGAAAATTAGGTTTCATGCTTTTAGCAGATAGTGGAATAAAAGTCTTACCGCCTCGGTACTGAGCCTTTGTCCCAGCGGTGCCCATCCCACTGCGGATGTTGAGGAACTGTTCTCCTACCTGCTTCAGAACATCGTGGTCCACACCTGAACACATAGAATGCATGTAAGAAtacaataatatatattttttaaatattaccTTAACGCACAGCTACCTGGAGAAAAATAATttgataaaaaaatatgttttattaaaTATACATGTTTAACACTTACCAAGCCCAACCAGAGCCATTCTTGCACTTGTGAAATTGTTCTGGATAAAATTGTGCATCTGGAGAGGCAAACATCAGAGGGTTAATCAAAAACATAAACGTAATGCTGTACTTCGTGAAGTAGAGCATGCTGGGTTGTGCATCAGGAGAGGAAGATGAACGTCCATAGCATTAGTCCCAACTCGATGATAATGCAGGGACCAGGATGTTGAGTGTCTTACATGGTCAGCGTCGACGTGGCCAACCATGTAGTCTGGGCAGTAGAGGGAGTTGGACAGCGTGTTCTTGTAAGCAGCTCCATGTAGACCCTCAATCACACCTGAGGAAAATAACCGCAAGGCCCTTCAGACGCAGTGTGATGACAATTTGCAATCTTTTGACATTCAGCATAATGTAATCTAGAGCCGTTAACAGAAAGTATATTCAAATAAAGAAACAAAAACAACCAcatgactgactgagtgtgtatgtgtgtgctaaCCCATCTGGGGGGACTGTGCAGCCAGGGCCCTGTCCATCTTGACCCTGGAGGTGAGGTCAGACACCTCCCATGGCCTGAACTCTGGTGCTGTGGTCACATTGATCAGGTACTCCATCACTGtgtcactgcattagacaacacaCAGAAAGGAGAATAACAATGATTTATTCACCATATATTAGATCTATGTTTGTGTACACATATGTATACGTGAGGCAAGCAACACTTACATGTGGTCTCTGAGACAGTCAACAGAGTAGATCATGTTCTCTCTGGATGACGTCACGCTgcatagaaaacacacacacacagatacactacatgaccagaagtatatggacacctgctcgtcgaacatctcattctaaaatcatgggcattaatatggagttggtcccccccattgctgctttaacagcctcctTTCTTCTGGGAAGGTGTTCtacaagatgttggaacattgctgcggggacttgctttccattcagccacaagagcattagtgaggtcaggtactgatgttgggcgatgagcttgtgtggcctaccacttcgcggctgagccgttgttgctcttagacatttccacttcacaataacagcacttacagttgaccagggcagctctagcagggcagaaattttacggactgacttgttggaaaggtggcatcctatgacggtgccacattgaaagtcactgcgcacttcagtaagaccattctactgccaatgtttgtctatggagatcgcatggctgtgtgctcaattttatacaactgtcagcaacgggtatggctgaaatatccgaatccactcatttgaagggatgtccacatacttacACTATATATACGAAAGTATGACATCCATGGCAGTGGTACAGCTAGTCAGAAAATATGCTAAAGAGATTCTCTGGTaattttgtatactttttagccagtagttgtGAAAGTAGCACTCATGAACCAAAAAAGTCACATACGTATGTGCACCGCggcattgttctctctctctctgctgtgtccacAGAACAATCAGGCCCATCCTGCAACCTCATTGGATAATGCTGGGCAGGCCCCTTGCTAGCTGCCACTCAAATGCGAGGGGCTGAAGATCATTGGCTAGAACTCAAACTGCTAGGGAGCTGGCCCACTTGGGGGAAAATGGCACGGCACAGCTTCAAGAAAACAgtcactttcaaactagggatttcgtgGCAAATTGAGGTAAAACAGTAATTCTTCTCAGATGATGATGCATGAACTAcccattgacacatccagccaaAAGCtggaggtttaaaaaaaatacgtTGTTAGTCATCAAAGTAACGGAACATGTCTTTAATTAAGTATCCCAAACAATCTAAATCAAAGGTATGTTTAGTTCTCTTTATGTTTGTATGAGGATGTACACTAAATCACAGACACTGACCCTAGACTTCCTCCAACTGCTTCCACACCATGACAGATCCTGAaggctgaagcacctttggtagtcTGGAAAAGAGCAGCAGAGATTGGGATGAACCACATCACTAGTTCCTAAGCAGTATTGAGTACATTGAACAATCACTCGAGCTCCTGGATACATCATGTTGATGGAGGGTTAATGAACCAGAACCAGGCGTACCAGGTTGGCAGCCAGACGGAGCAGGTGGGTGACCCCCTGGTTGTCCGGGGACTCATATCGACAGCCAGCTTTCACAAACACACCGATCCTGGAAGCCGGGGAGTAGTTGTCCAGTGAGGCTATCACCAGACCGCTGGGCAGTTTAGTCACCTGGAGGAGAAATATCAGTTAGCATcacacctacagtgccttcaggaagtattcataccccttgacttgagcactgcagaaactattacactcaacggaacgacttgattagtgtagtgtcaacaacgcagccactgccagctagcctacttcagcagtactgtatcattttaatcattttagtcaataagattcttgctacgtaagcttaactttctgaacattcgagacgtgtagtccacttgtcattccaatctcctttgcattagcgtagcctcttctgtagcctgtcaactatgtgtctgtctatccctgttctctcctctctgcacagaccatacaaaacgctccacaccgcgtggccgcggccacctaatctggtggtcccagcgcgcacgacccacgtggagttccaggtctccggtagcctctggaactgccgatctgcggccaacaaggcagagttcatctcagcctatgcctccctccagtcctcgacttcttggcactgacggaaacatggatcaccacagacaacactgctactcctactgctctctcttcgtccgcccacgtgttctcgcacacaccgagagcttctggtcagcggggtggtggcaccgggatcctcatctctcccaagtggtcattctctctttctccccttacccatctgtctatcgcctcctttgaattccatgctgtcacagttaccagccctttcaagcttaacatccttatcatttatcgccctccaggtcccctcggagagttcatcaatgagcttgataccttgataagctcctttcctgaggacggctcacctctcacagtgctgggcgactttaacctccccacgtctacctttgactcattcctctctgcctccttctttccactcctctcctcttttgacctcaccctctcaccttccccccctactcacaaggcaggcaatacgctcgacctcatctttactagatgctgttcttccactaacctcattgcaactcccctccaagtctccgaccactaccttgtatccttttccctctcgctctcatctaacacctcccacactgcccctactcggatggtatcgcgccgtcccaaccttcgctctctctcccccgctactctctcctcttccatcctatcatctcttccctctgctccaacctatctcctgattctgcctcctcaaccctcctctcctccctttctgcatcctttgactctctatgtcccctatcctccaggccggctcggtcctcccctcccgccccgtggctcgacgactcattgcgagctcacagaacagggctccgggcagccgagcagaaatggaggaaaactcgcctccctgcggacctggcatcctttcactccctcctctctacattttcctcctctgtctctgctgctaaagccattttctaccactctaaattccaagcatctgcctctaaccctaggaagctctttgccaccttctcctccctcctgaatcctcctccccccccccctcctcctccctctctgcagatgacttcgtcaaccattttgaaaagaaggtcgacgacatctgatcctcgtttgctaagtcaaacggcaccgctggttctgctcacactgccctaccctgtgctctgacctctttctcccctctctctccagatgaagtcttgtgacggccggccgcccaacaacctgcccgcttgaccctatcccctcctctcttctccagaccatttccggagacctactcccttacctcacctcgctcatcaactcatccctgaccgctggctacgtcccttccgtcttcaagtgagcgagagttgcaccccttctgaaaaaacctacactcgatccctccgatgtcaacaactacagaccagtatcccttctttcttttctctccaaaactcttgaacgtgccgtccttggccagctctcccgctatctctctctgaatgaccttcttgatcctaaatcagtcaggtttcaagactagtcattcaactgagactgctcttccctgtatcacggaggcgctccgcaccgctaaagctaaatctctctcctctgctctcatccttctagacctatcggctgccttcgatactgtgaaccatcagatcctcctctccgagttgggcatctccggcgcggcccacgcttggattgcgtcctacctgacaggtcgctcctaccaggtggcgtggcgagaatctgtctcctcaccacgcgctctcaccactggtgtcccccagggctctgttctaggccctctcctattctcgctatacaccaagtcacttggctctgtcataacctcacatggtctctcctatcattgctatgcagacaacacacaattaatcttctcctttcccccttctgatgaccaggtggcgaatcgcatctctgcatgtctggcagacatatcagtgtggatgacggatcaccacctcaagctgaacctcggcaagacggagctgctcttcctcccagggaaggactgcccgttccatgatctcgccatcacggttgacaactccattgtgtcctcctcccagag from Oncorhynchus keta strain PuntledgeMale-10-30-2019 chromosome 24, Oket_V2, whole genome shotgun sequence encodes the following:
- the LOC118402913 gene encoding cytochrome b-c1 complex subunit 2, mitochondrial, yielding MKGIRGISQLSTRLYSAQAARKLDVAAEHVKFQPQDVQVTKLPSGLVIASLDNYSPASRIGVFVKAGCRYESPDNQGVTHLLRLAANLTTKGASAFRICHGVEAVGGSLGVTSSRENMIYSVDCLRDHIDTVMEYLINVTTAPEFRPWEVSDLTSRVKMDRALAAQSPQMGVIEGLHGAAYKNTLSNSLYCPDYMVGHVDADHMHNFIQNNFTSARMALVGLGVDHDVLKQVGEQFLNIRSGMGTAGTKAQYRGGEVRVQNGSSLVHSAVVSEGAAVGTDEVMAFSVLQHVLGAGPHIKRGSNSTSKLIQGVAKATADPFDASAFNVNYSDSGLFGVYTISQSAAAGDVIKAAIGQVKAVASGVSEADLTRAKTQLKAEYLMSLESSEGLLDAMGSQALARGAYHSPEAIAQMIDSVSATDVANAANKFVSGKKSMASSGNLVKTPFVDEI